In the Alligator mississippiensis isolate rAllMis1 chromosome 7, rAllMis1, whole genome shotgun sequence genome, one interval contains:
- the LOC102574940 gene encoding interleukin-1 family member 10 translates to MEDSGAATEPSLLVTGAPGSQPCELPMPQTKVFRYRIWDINQQSLYLRNDQLVAGYLQGPNTALEEKIYWVPSRGFKQNKLPIVLGIQSGTRCLACSGTTQPELVLEDVNITAAAAQAGQAEPRWTFFRSYQDGAWRFEAAARPGWFLSTAAQPGQPLALAHPPDPARVLDFYFQGC, encoded by the exons ATGGAGGATTCAGGAGCTGCCACAGAGCCTTCGCTGCTTGTCACAG GggctccaggctcccagccatgcGAGCTGCCTATGCCTCAGACCAAGGTCTTCCGGTACCG CATCTGGGACATCAACCAACAGTCCTTGTATCTGCGCAATGACCAGCTGGTGGCCGGGTACCTGCAGGGCCCCAACACTGCCCTGGAGG agaAGATCTACTGGGTGCCCAGCCGAGGCTTCAAGCAGAATAAGTTGCCCATCGTGCTGGGCATCCAGAGTGGCACACGCTGCCTAGCCTGCAGTGGCACAACCCAGcctgagctggtgctggag GATGTAAacatcacagcagcagcagcacaggcagggcaggcagagccccgcTGGACCTTCTTCCGCTCCTACCAGGATGGTGCCTGGCGCTTTGAGGCAGCTGCACGGCCTGGCTGGTTCCTCAGCAccgcagcccagcctgggcagcctcTGGCACTTGCCCATCCCCCGGACCCAGCCCGTGTCCTTGACTTCTACTTCCAGGGCTGCTGA